One Desulforhopalus sp. DNA segment encodes these proteins:
- a CDS encoding shikimate dehydrogenase — protein sequence MKHPSITTKLVVLLGDPLGHSVSPAMHNRLFEKLGLDYCYMPVQVTPENLRTVFAGLTKMNVAGFNVTIPHKIAIIDYLDALDPLAATIGAVNTICIKDGRTIGYNTDGEGFIRSLHEAAGTIVHGKRVLILGCGGAVRAIAMTLAFQGAEKIVIANRTMAKAEALAAEINTRIGNCAVAIAAEPESQAEAIKSCDILVNGTSIGMYPRQEDSPIDLTLLESHLVVADIVYNPHTTKLLAAAQAKGCRIVHGIGMLIHQGAAGFKLWTGIDPLIEEMTEAACSLLTSRQ from the coding sequence ATGAAACACCCATCCATTACCACAAAACTTGTTGTTCTCCTCGGCGACCCCCTGGGGCATTCGGTTTCTCCCGCCATGCACAACCGGCTATTTGAAAAGCTGGGCCTCGATTACTGCTATATGCCAGTGCAGGTGACGCCGGAAAACCTCCGGACGGTCTTTGCCGGCCTCACCAAGATGAACGTTGCCGGCTTCAATGTCACCATCCCCCATAAAATCGCCATCATCGACTATCTGGACGCCCTCGATCCTCTGGCCGCTACCATCGGCGCCGTCAACACCATCTGCATCAAAGACGGCAGAACCATCGGTTACAATACCGATGGGGAGGGATTCATCCGTTCCCTGCATGAGGCAGCCGGGACAATCGTCCATGGCAAACGGGTGCTGATCCTCGGCTGCGGCGGTGCCGTTCGCGCCATCGCCATGACCCTGGCCTTCCAGGGCGCGGAGAAAATTGTCATCGCCAATCGCACCATGGCCAAGGCGGAGGCCCTTGCCGCGGAAATAAACACCAGGATCGGCAACTGCGCAGTGGCCATTGCCGCAGAGCCAGAAAGTCAGGCAGAGGCTATAAAGTCCTGCGATATCCTCGTCAACGGCACCAGTATCGGCATGTACCCGCGCCAGGAAGATTCACCTATCGACCTCACACTTCTTGAAAGTCATCTGGTGGTCGCCGATATCGTCTACAACCCGCACACCACCAAGCTCCTGGCCGCCGCCCAGGCCAAGGGCTGCCGGATTGTCCATGGCATCGGCATGCTTATCCATCAAGGTGCGGCAGGCTTCAAACTGTGGACCGGCATCGATCCCCTCATCGAAGAAATGACCGAGGCGGCCTGCTCCCTATTGACCAGCAGACAATAG